In a genomic window of Phragmites australis chromosome 14, lpPhrAust1.1, whole genome shotgun sequence:
- the LOC133890507 gene encoding G-type lectin S-receptor-like serine/threonine-protein kinase B120: MGKGLGGGVRCCSMASSPQLLFLLLASLCSVVVAATDTLQQRESLSGAATLVSSPSGVFEVGFFPPDPKLPSRLYLGIWYHGISPRTVVWIANRVAPATSSSPSLTLTETGELRVLDGGVNGSAPLLWSSNISSPAAPRGGYSAVIRDSGSLQVSSEDGPLWDSFWHPADTILSGMRITERTQGRSPSELMRFTSWASETDPSPGRYALGLDANSGQAYIWRDGNVIIWRSGQWTGVNFIGIPWRPLNMNGFKQGNDPVLGGVYYTYTATNTSLQRFVVLPNGTDICYMAKKSPQEWETVWWQPSNECEYYATCGANAKCTVVQGSKAKCTCLKGFQPKLLDQWNAGNWSQGCIRSPPLGCQVNQSGDGFLSIGNVKWPDFAYWASGVADETGCRTACQNNCSCGAYVYVTTIGCLAWGDELIDIHELPTGGYTLNLKLPASELPRGHLATWKIATIVSAVVLFVLVACLILWWMWWKRGRNTKDAVHISWRSRHSSTQSHQATAMLDISQSIHFDDEVEDGKSHELKVYSLDCIRAATCNFSDSNKLGAGGFGPVYMGRLPGGEEVAVKRLCRNSGQGLEEFKNEVVLIAKLQHRNLVRLLGCCIQGEEKILVYEYMPNKSLDAFLFNPEKQGLVDWRKRFDIIEGIARGLLYLHRDSRLRIVHRDLKASNILLDADMNPKISDFGMARIFGGDQNQFNTNRVVGTFGYMSPEYAMEGIFSIKSDVYSFGVLIFEIITGKRAVSFHGHQDSLNIAGYAWRQWNEDKGAELIDPLIRASCPVRQVLRCIHIALLCVQDHADERPDIPAVILMLSSDSLNLPNPRPPTLMLRGRDIETSKSSENEQSHSIGTVSMTQLHGR, encoded by the exons atgggaaAGGGACTAGGGGGAGGAGTGCGCTGCTGCTCCATGGCCTCTTCTCCTCAGCTCCTCTTCCTGCTCCTCGCTTCGCTTTGCagtgtggtggtggcggcgacaGACACGCTGCAGCAGCGGGAGTCGCTGTCGGGGGCGGCGACGCTGGTCTCCTCGCCGTCGGGGGTGTTCGAGGTGGGTTTCTTCCCGCCGGACCCCAAGCTGCCGTCCCGCCTCTACCTCGGCATCTGGTACCACGGCATCTCGCCAAGAACCGTCGTCTGGATCGCGAACCGCGTCGCGCCGGCCACATCATCATCGCCGTCGCTCACGCTCACCGAGACCGGCGAGCTCCGCGTCCTCGACGGCGGGGTGAACGGCTCCGCGCCGCTCCTCTGGTCCTCGAACATCTCCTCGCCGGCCGCGCCGCGCGGGGGCTATTCCGCGGTCATCCGGGACTCGGGGAGCCTCCAGGTGAGTAGCGAGGACGGGCCGCTATGGGACAGCTTCTGGCACCCGGCGGACACCATACTGTCCGGGATGCGCATCACCGAGCGCACGCAAGGGAGGAGCCCCTCGGAGCTGATGCGGTTCACGTCGTGGGCAAGCGAGACGGACCCCTCGCCGGGGCGCTACGCGCTCGGCCTCGATGCCAACTCCGGCCAGGCCTACATCTGGAGAGACGGCAATGTTATCATCTGGAG GTCGGGACAATGGACTGGGGTGAATTTTATAGGCATTCCATGGAGGCCACTCAACATGAATGGGTTCAAACAGGGAAATGATCCAGTCTTAGGAGGAGTATACTACACTTACACTGCAACAAACACATCTCTGCAGAGGTTTGTTGTCCTGCCAAATGGCACAGACATCTGCTACATGGCTAAGAAGTCTCCACAAGAGTGGGAGACTGTCTGGTGGCAACCATCAAATGAGTGTGAATACTATGCCACATGTGGTGCAAATGCAAAATGTACTGTGGTGCAAGGTAGCAAGGCAAAATGCACCTGCCTGAAAG GTTTTCAGCCGAAGTTGTTGGATCAGTGGAATGCAGGAAACTGGAGTCAAGGTTGCATCAGGAGCCCACCTTTGGGTTGTCAGGTCAACCAATCCGGGGATGGATTTCTTTCTATCGGAAACGTAAAGTGGCCTGATTTCGCGTATTGGGCATCCGGTGTGGCAGATGAGACTGGGTGCAGGACTGCCTGCCAGAACAACTGCTCATGTGGTGCCTATGTTTATGTGACTACAATAGGGTGTCTAGCCTGGGGTGATGAACTAATTGATATCCACGAGTTGCCGACTGGGGGATATACCCTAAACCTGAAGCTTCCTGCTTCTGAGTTAC CAAGAGGACATCTTGCAACTTGGAAAATAGCGACAATAGTATCTGCTGTGGTGCTATTTGTTTTGGTAGCTTGCCTCATTCTGTGGTGGATGTGGTGGAAGCGTGGCAGAAATACTAAAG ATGCTGTGCACATAAGTTGGAGGTCAAGACATTCATCTACCCAGTCCCATCAGGCTACTGCTATGCTCGATATCTCACAGTCGATTCATTTTGATGATGAAGTGGAGGATGGAAAAAGTCACGAACTCAAAGTATACTCCCTGGACTGCATAAGAGCTGCTACATGTAATTTTAGTGACTCCAACAAGCTTGGAGCAGGAGGATTTGGTCCTGTCTATATG GGAAGATTACCTGGGGGAGAAGAAGTAGCTGTGAAGAGGCTCTGTAGGAATTCAGGTCAAGGCCTTGAGGAATTCAAGAACGAGGTCGTACTTATCGCAAAGTTGCAGCACCGCAATCTTGTAAGACTACTAGGGTGCTGCATAcagggagaagagaagatctTGGTGTATGAGTACATGCCTAACAAAAGCCTAGATGCATTCCTCTTTA ATCCTGAAAAGCAAGGGCTTGTAGACTGGAGGAAACGGTTTGATATAATTGAAGGTATTGCTAGAGGGCTGCTATATCTCCACCGGGACTCAAGGCTGCGTATTGTTCACCGTGATCTCAAGGCCAGCAACATTCTCCTGGACGCAGACATGAACCCCAAGATATCAGATTTTGGGATGGCAAGGATATTTGGTGGGGATCAAAACCAATTCAACACAAATCGTGTTGTCGGGACATT TGGCTACATGTCTCCTGAATACGCAATGGAAGGCATTTTCTCAATCAAGTCTGACGTTTACAGCTTTGGAGTCCTGATCTTCGAGATCATCACAGGAAAGAGGGCTGTGAGCTTCCATGGTCATCAGGACTCACTGAATATTGCAGGATAT GCATGGCGGCAATGGAACGAAGATAAGGGTGCGGAACTGATTGATCCACTGATAAGAGCATCGTGCCCAGTTCGACAAGTCTTGAGGTGCATCCACATTGCGTTGCTATGCGTGCAAGATCATGCTGATGAGCGTCCCGACATCCCTGCCGTCATCCTTATGTTGAGCAGCGACAGCTTGAACCTTCCCAACCCGAGGCCGCCTACCCTGATGCTTCGAGGCCGCGACATTGAAACAAGCAAATCAAGTGAGAATGAGCAGAGCCACTCCATTGGTACTGTATCGATGACACAGTTGCATGGAAGATAG
- the LOC133890764 gene encoding universal stress protein PHOS32-like has product MQTPANPSVDLPLAAPPPPVKAPAPRPPTPASLQPESPGFFFSAAAAAAPLGSSHRRIAIAVDLSDESAYAVSWAVANYLRPGDAVILLHVRTTSVLYGADWGAVDVSFPRANANPSGGADEDGDDAEAAARRIEDDLDAFTAFKADDLARPLKDAEIPYKVHIVKDHDMKERLCLEVERLGLSAVIMGSKGFGASRRTSKGRLGSVSDYCVHHCVCPVVVVRSPDDGVAEGGEAGGVQTTAGAEEVLNPVPEEEAEYHDATEEHKDA; this is encoded by the exons ATGCAGACCCCGGCGAACCCCTCCGTTGACCTGCCGctggcggcgccgccgcctccggtgAAGGCACCGGCCCCGCGCCCCCCTACGCCGGCCTCCCTCCAGCCCGAGTCCCCCGGCTTCTTCTTcagcgcggccgcggccgccgcccccTTGGGCTCCTCCCACCGCCGCATCGCCATCGCCGTCGACCTCTCTGACGAGTCCGCCTACGCCGTGAGCTGGGCCGTCGCCAACTACCTCCGCCCCGGGGacgccgtcatcctcctccacgTGCGCACCACCTCCGTCCTCTACGGTGCCGACTGGGGCGCCGTCGACGTCTCCTTCCCCCGCGCCAACGCTAACCCTAGCGGCGGCGCCGATGAGGACGGCGACGATGCCGAGGCCGCCGCACGCAGGATAGAGGACGACTTAGACGCCTTCACCGCCTTCAAGGCCGACGACCTGGCCAGGCCGCTCAAGGACGCGGAGATCCCCTACAAGGTCCACATCGTCAAGGACCACGACATGAAGGAGAGGCTCTGCCTCGAGGTCGAGAGGCTCGGGCTCAGCGCGGTCATCATGGGGAGCAAAGGGTTTGGCGCCTCACGGAGGACCAGCAAGGGGAGGCTCGGGAGCGTGAGCGACTACTGTGTGCACCACTGTGTTTgcccggtggtggtggtgcgttCCCCTGATGACGGTGTGGCAGAGGGTGGGGAGGCCGGTGGTGTGCAGACCACGGCGGGTGCAGAGGAAGTGCTGAACCCTgtgccggaggaggaggctgaaTACCATGATGCTACTGAGGAGCACAAGG ATGCTTGA
- the LOC133891753 gene encoding probable mixed-linked glucan synthase 8 → MAPQAAANGAGHGGSNNGVVVAGRPAPVANGNGKRHGGRKPISPMDKYWTPIDEKDAAAAVEDGGEDGRRPLLFRTYRVKGVLLHPYRLLTLLRLIAIILFFIWRVRHPYADGMWLWWISIIGDFWFGVTWLLNQVAKLNPIKHVPDLALLKQQFDLPDGNSNLPRLDVFINTVDPINEPMIYTMNSILSILAVDYPVDRSATYLSDDGGSIIHYEGLLETAKFAVLWVPFCRKHCIEPRAPESYFAVKARPYTGNAPDEFVDDHRRMSREYDEFKVRLDALFTKIPQRSDAYNAEAKEGAKATWMADGTQWPGTWIDPAEHHKKGQHAGIVEVMLNHPGNEPQFGVPASADNPLDFSAVDVRLPMLVYISREKSPDYDHQKKAGAMNVQLRVSAVLTNAPFIINFDCDHYVNNSQAFRAAVCFMLDRRDGDNTAFVQFPQRFDDVDPTDRYCNHNRVFFDATLLGLNGIQGPSYVGTGCMFRRIALYGADPPRWRPDDVKIVDNPNKFGNSMSFINSIPAAANQAWSMTSQPALDESVMAELTNVMKCAYEGGTQFGKEVGWVYNIATEDVVTGFRLHRTGWRSMYCRIEPDAFRGTAPINLTERLCQILRWSGGSLEMFFSHCPLLAGRRLHPMQRIAYTNMTAYPISSIFLVFYLLFPVIWIFRGEFYIQKPFPTYVLYLVIVIAMTELIGVVEIKWAGLTLLDWIRNEQFYIIGATAVYPLATLHIVLKLVFRGKGVSFKLTAKQATSGVSEKFAELYTVQWAPLLIPTIVVIAVNVCAIGTAIGKAVVGGWSLLQMADAALGLVFNAWILVLIYPFALGIMGRWSKRPYVLFILLVIAFIVIALVDVAIQAMRTGFVRLHFRHSGGASFPTSWGF, encoded by the exons ATGGCTCCTCAGGCGGCGGCGAACGGTGCCGGCCATGGAGGCAGCAACAATggcgtcgtcgtcgccggccggccggcgccgGTGGCGAACGGCAACGGCAAGCGACACGGAGGGAGGAAGCCCATCAGTCCGATGGACAAGTACTGGACGCCCATCGACGAGAAggatgcggcggcggccgtggagGACGGTGGCGAGGACGGGCGGCGGCCGCTGCTATTCCGGACGTACAGGGTCAAGGGCGTCCTCCTGCACCCCTATAG GCTGTTGACCTTGCTCAGATTGATCGCTATCATCCTATTTTTCATATGGCGCGTCAGGCACCCATACGCCGATGGCATGTGGCTGTGGTGGATATCGATTATTGGGGATTTCTGGTTTGGCGTCACTTGGTTGCTAAACCAAGTCGCAAAGCTCAACCCTATCAAGCATGTCCCAGACCTTGCCCTCTTGAAGCAACAGTTCGATCTGCCTGATGGAAACTCCAATCTCCCTCGCCTTGATGTTTTTATCAACACCGTTGATCCTATAAACGAGCCTATGATCTACACTATGAACTCTATCCTATCCATTCTTGCCGTAGACTACCCAGTTGATAGGAGTGCTACCTACCTCTCTGATGATGGCGGATCAATAATCCATTATGAGGGCTTGCTTGAGACTGCAAAGTTTGCTGTGCTGTGGGTACCCTTTTGCCGAAAGCATTGCATCGAACCAAGAGCTCCTGAGAGCTATTTTGCAGTGAAGGCACGCCCATACACAGGAAATGCACCAGATGAGTTTGTTGATGACCATAGGCGCATGTCTAGGGAGTACGATGAGTTCAAGGTGCGTTTGGACGCGCTTTTTACCAAAATCCCCCAACGCTCCGATGCATACAATGCAGAGGCCAAAGAAGGTGCAAAGGCAACCTGGATGGCAGATGGAACACAGTGGCCAGGCACATGGATTGACCCAGCTGAGCACCATAAGAAAGGACAACATGCTGGAATTGTTGAG GTTATGTTGAATCACCCAGGCAATGAGCCTCAATTTGGTGTACCAGCAAGTGCTGACAATCCTCTAGACTTCAGTGCTGTTGATGTGCGCCTCCCGATGCTTGTCTACATCTCCCGTGAGAAGAGCCCGGACTATGACCATCAAAAGAAAGCAGGCGCCATGAACGTGCAGCTGCGCGTCTCTGCAGTTCTGACAAACGCGCCCTTCATCATCAACTTTGATTGTGACCACTACGTCAACAACTCACAGGCCTTCCGTGCTGCAGTGTGCTTCATGCTTGATCGGCGTGACGGCGACAACACCGCTTTCGTTCAGTTCCCACAACGCTTTGATGATGTCGACCCAACAGACAGGTACTGCAATCACAACCGTGTCTTCTTCGATGCCACCTTGCTCGGTCTAAATGGCATCCAGGGACCCTCCTATGTTGGCACCGGCTGCATGTTCCGCCGGATTGCTCTCTACGGTGCCGATCCACCCCGTTGGAGACCTGACGATGTCAAGATCGTGGACAACCCCAACAAGTTTGGCAATTCAATGTCCTTCATCAACTCCATACCGGCAGCAGCAAACCAAGCATGGTCCATGACGTCACAACCGGCACTTGATGAGTCAGTCATGGCAGAGCTGACCAATGTGATGAAGTGTGCATATGAGGGCGGGACTCAGTTTGGCAAGGAAGTCGGCTGGGTGTACAACATCGCTACGGAGGATGTGGTGACCGGCTTCCGACTGCACCGAACAGGGTGGCGCTCAATGTACTGCCGCATCGAACCAGATGCTTTCCGCGGCACTGCACCGATCAACCTCACTGAGCGCCTCTGCCAGATCCTGCGCTGGTCGGGCGGCTCCCTTGAGATGTTCTTCTCACACTGCCCACTCCTTGCTGGCCGTCGACTCCACCCTATGCAACGGATTGCTTACACCAATATGACAGCCTACCCAATCTCATCCATATTCCTTGTTTTCTATCTCCTCTTCCCAGTCATATGGATCTTCCGAGGCGAGTTCTACATACAGAAGCCATTTCCCACGTACGTGCTGTACCTCGTCATCGTCATAGCAATGACAGAATTGATCGGTGTGGTCGAAATTAAGTGGGCAGGCCTCACGTTGCTGGACTGGATCCGCAACGAGCAGTTCTACATCATCGGGGCAACAGCCGTGTACCCACTGGCAACGCTGCACATAGTGCTGAAGCTAGTCTTTCGTGGGAAGGGTGTTTCATTCAAGCTGACGGCGAAGCAGGCTACGAGCGGCGTGAGCGAGAAGTTCGCTGAACTGTACACTGTGCAGTGGGCTCCGTTGCTGATCCCAACAATAGTGGTGATAGCCGTGAATGTTTGTGCGATTGGCACGGCGATCGGCAAGGCCGTCGTGGGAGGATGGTCACTCTTGCAGATGGCGGACGCGGCCCTCGGGCTGGTGTTCAATGCATGGATTCTGGTGCTGATCTACCCGTTTGCTCTAGGGATCATGGGAAGGTGGAGCAAGAGACCTTATGTTCTGTTCATTCTCTTGGTGATTGCCTTCATTGTAATCGCATTGGTGGATGTCGCCATCCAGGCCATGCGTACTGGTTTTGTTCGGCTCCACTTTAGACATTCAGGTGGTGCCAGTTTCCCAACAAGCTGGGGTTTTTAG